The following coding sequences lie in one Chelatococcus sp. YT9 genomic window:
- a CDS encoding tripartite tricarboxylate transporter permease, with translation MGILDGILLGFTQAATPTALLFCLIGVLLGTLIGVLPGIGPSATIAMLLPITLGLDPLTALIMLAGIYYGAQYGGSITAILVNLPGEPSTAVTAIDGYQMARQGRAGSALAISAIGSFIAGTIATVVLAVASPALSQVALKFGAPEYFALTLLGIVLVVVLSRGSLLKGLAMATFGLLLGQVGTDVFTSDTRFTFGLDELRSGVSFIAVSVGVFGIAEILRNLEQDSTTPRALHKINRLMPTREDFRRSVGPILRGTFLGSLLGVLPGGGAFLSSFASYAVEKRFSRHPEEFGKGAIEGVAGPESANNAGAQTSFIPMLTLGVPSNAVMALMIGAMVVQGIQPGPRVIVTQPELFWGLVASMWIGNAMLVVLNLPLVGAWVSMLRIPYGILFPGILAFSCIGTFSANGSTMELYILAAAGLAGYIFTRIGCDAAPFLLGFVLGPMVEEHFRRAMLISEGNLGVFFERPISAVLMLSVVVLALLTFVPSLLSTRKVVFSNADD, from the coding sequence ATGGGTATTCTGGACGGCATTCTGCTCGGCTTTACGCAAGCCGCGACCCCAACAGCACTCCTGTTCTGTCTCATCGGTGTCCTGCTCGGCACGCTCATCGGCGTCCTTCCCGGTATCGGACCGAGCGCGACCATTGCCATGCTCCTGCCGATCACGCTCGGGCTTGACCCGCTGACAGCGCTCATCATGCTGGCCGGCATCTACTACGGTGCCCAGTACGGCGGGTCGATCACGGCGATCCTGGTCAACCTGCCGGGGGAGCCCTCGACGGCGGTGACCGCCATCGACGGCTATCAGATGGCGCGCCAGGGCCGTGCCGGCTCAGCCCTCGCCATCTCTGCGATAGGCTCTTTCATCGCCGGCACGATCGCCACCGTCGTCCTGGCGGTCGCATCGCCCGCGCTGAGCCAGGTGGCGCTTAAGTTCGGGGCTCCCGAGTATTTCGCGCTGACGCTGCTCGGCATCGTCCTCGTCGTGGTGCTGTCCCGCGGCTCTCTCCTCAAGGGCCTTGCCATGGCCACCTTCGGCCTCCTGCTCGGCCAGGTCGGCACCGACGTTTTCACCTCCGATACGCGCTTCACCTTCGGGCTCGACGAGTTGCGCAGTGGTGTCAGCTTTATCGCTGTGTCGGTGGGCGTGTTCGGCATCGCCGAGATCCTGCGTAACCTGGAGCAGGATTCCACCACCCCGCGCGCCCTGCACAAGATCAATCGTCTTATGCCGACGCGCGAGGACTTCCGCCGCAGTGTCGGGCCGATCCTGCGCGGGACGTTTCTTGGCTCCCTGCTCGGCGTCCTGCCGGGAGGCGGCGCTTTCCTGTCGTCATTCGCGTCCTATGCGGTGGAAAAGCGCTTCTCGCGGCATCCCGAAGAATTCGGCAAGGGCGCGATCGAAGGCGTCGCGGGGCCCGAGAGTGCCAACAACGCCGGTGCGCAGACCTCGTTCATCCCCATGCTGACCCTTGGCGTCCCCTCCAACGCCGTGATGGCGCTGATGATCGGTGCGATGGTCGTGCAGGGCATCCAGCCGGGGCCGCGCGTCATCGTCACGCAGCCCGAGCTGTTCTGGGGGCTGGTCGCTTCCATGTGGATCGGCAACGCCATGCTGGTGGTGTTGAATTTGCCGCTCGTCGGAGCCTGGGTGAGCATGCTCCGCATCCCTTACGGCATCCTTTTCCCCGGGATCCTGGCCTTTTCATGCATCGGCACCTTCAGTGCCAATGGCAGCACGATGGAGCTGTATATTCTCGCCGCCGCGGGTCTCGCCGGCTATATCTTCACGCGCATCGGCTGCGATGCCGCGCCTTTCCTTCTCGGCTTCGTGCTCGGGCCGATGGTCGAGGAGCATTTCCGACGGGCAATGCTCATCTCTGAGGGCAACCTCGGCGTGTTCTTCGAACGGCCGATCAGCGCGGTGCTCATGCTGTCGGTCGTCGTGCTCGCCCTGCTCACCTTCGTGCCCTCGCTCCTGAGCACCCGCAAGGTCGTCTTCAGCAATGCCGATGATTAG
- a CDS encoding polysaccharide deacetylase family protein, producing MMRPITLTFDNGPDPEVTPGVLDTLRRHGISATFFVVGNRLADARAVSERAHDEGHWIGNHTWSHSLPFRERSDDAFVRAEIDDTQAVIGDLAHPDRLFRPYGGQGRLDGALTSNAAAHLEKGGFTCVLWNAVPGDFKDYDGWPATALAQVEPLAWPLVVLHDVHAAAMRHLDRFLGTLKDRGFSFEQAFPPDCVAIARGRATGVLGSGVVSDEGRPEKTE from the coding sequence ATGATGCGCCCGATAACACTGACGTTCGACAACGGTCCCGATCCGGAAGTCACCCCCGGGGTGCTCGATACGCTGCGCCGGCACGGCATAAGTGCGACATTCTTCGTCGTCGGCAATCGCCTCGCCGACGCGCGCGCGGTCAGCGAGCGCGCCCATGACGAAGGGCACTGGATCGGCAACCACACCTGGAGCCACTCCCTGCCGTTCCGCGAGAGGAGCGATGACGCTTTCGTACGCGCGGAGATCGACGATACGCAGGCCGTCATCGGCGATCTCGCCCATCCGGACCGGCTCTTCCGGCCTTACGGCGGACAGGGGCGTCTCGACGGCGCGCTCACCTCAAACGCGGCTGCGCATCTTGAAAAAGGTGGGTTCACCTGCGTCCTCTGGAATGCCGTGCCGGGCGACTTCAAGGACTACGACGGCTGGCCCGCCACCGCGCTTGCGCAGGTCGAGCCGCTCGCCTGGCCGCTGGTCGTCCTGCACGATGTCCACGCCGCCGCCATGCGCCATCTCGACCGCTTCCTCGGCACGTTGAAGGACCGCGGCTTCTCCTTCGAACAAGCCTTTCCCCCAGATTGTGTCGCCATCGCGCGCGGACGCGCGACCGGGGTGCTCGGAAGCGGCGTTGTCTCGGACGAGGGCCGACCCGAAAAGACAGAATAA
- a CDS encoding CoA transferase — protein MVSSNTIDNSGALKKGALNGIRVVDVSRALAGPFTTMLMGDLGADVIKLEMPGTGDESRYWGPPFATYMSSNRNKRSAEVDLHTEEGRNICLDLIRNADVLVENFRPGTMKRFKLDYETVAKIKPDLIYCSISAYGQTGPMSHRPGIDLMVQAVSGLMSQTGEPDGRAMKAGGPIADIVGGFSAVVSIMASLMERRETGRGRYIDIAMLDALMMVLNQQIVTYTATGKPYARVGNAHPLMAPYESFPASDREFVMAVTNEKAWKAFISIPEFAHLDEVPEFKAQVDRNINRVKMLEEIYRVFRMKPAEYWLAELDKRGIPSEPILTLPEVVSHPHIKERGSLMEIEYPPGSGTRVVIPGMPWRDVAAPRIQRDPPGLGQHTREILEELYGADGKKAAC, from the coding sequence ATGGTCTCTTCCAATACGATCGACAATTCAGGCGCGCTGAAGAAGGGTGCGCTCAACGGCATCCGCGTGGTCGATGTCTCGCGTGCGCTCGCCGGTCCCTTCACCACCATGCTCATGGGCGATCTGGGGGCTGACGTCATCAAGCTCGAAATGCCCGGCACGGGGGATGAATCGCGCTATTGGGGGCCTCCCTTCGCCACTTATATGTCATCGAACCGCAACAAGCGGTCGGCGGAGGTGGACCTGCATACCGAAGAGGGCCGAAACATCTGTCTCGACCTCATTCGCAACGCCGATGTGCTTGTCGAGAACTTCCGCCCTGGCACGATGAAGCGTTTCAAGCTCGATTACGAGACTGTCGCGAAGATCAAACCCGATCTGATCTATTGCTCGATCAGCGCCTACGGGCAGACGGGTCCCATGTCGCACCGCCCGGGCATCGACCTGATGGTGCAAGCCGTCAGCGGACTGATGTCGCAGACCGGCGAGCCGGACGGGCGCGCCATGAAGGCGGGCGGTCCGATCGCCGACATCGTCGGAGGGTTCTCGGCGGTGGTCTCGATCATGGCGTCGCTGATGGAGCGCCGCGAGACCGGGCGCGGACGCTATATCGACATCGCGATGCTGGATGCATTGATGATGGTGCTCAACCAGCAGATCGTCACCTATACGGCGACTGGCAAGCCCTATGCGCGCGTCGGCAATGCCCATCCGCTGATGGCGCCTTACGAGAGTTTTCCGGCCTCCGACCGCGAATTTGTGATGGCCGTGACCAACGAGAAGGCCTGGAAGGCCTTCATCTCCATTCCGGAATTCGCGCATCTCGACGAAGTCCCGGAGTTCAAGGCGCAGGTCGACCGCAATATCAATCGGGTGAAGATGCTTGAAGAGATCTATCGCGTCTTCAGGATGAAGCCAGCTGAATACTGGCTTGCGGAACTTGACAAGCGCGGCATTCCGTCAGAGCCCATCCTCACCTTGCCGGAGGTCGTGTCGCACCCGCATATTAAAGAACGGGGCTCGCTCATGGAGATCGAATACCCGCCCGGTTCGGGCACCCGGGTTGTCATTCCGGGCATGCCCTGGAGGGATGTCGCAGCCCCTCGCATCCAGCGCGACCCGCCCGGTCTCGGTCAGCACACCCGCGAAATTCTCGAAGAACTTTACGGGGCGGATGGCAAAAAGGCGGCTTGCTAG
- a CDS encoding tripartite tricarboxylate transporter substrate binding protein, with protein sequence MLAVALGSAAQAQEAYPSRAIHVIVPLPAGSAADGVARIVMPAAEKLLGQPIIIENEGGAASIPGTARAAKAKPDGYTFLFGTVATQASNPNIFNKLPYDPSKDFTAVARVAGQSLVMAVPKVSGVKTIDEFVAKARKSGNMSYASAGIGTSAHLSAELLKLRTGIPLRHIPYQGGSQSVLDLMRGETDAMFYSLAQFQPGLQSGELILLGNAGETRTKFKSDLPTLRELGYDVVINSWYGLYTPTGTPSEAIEKMAAAVNKALTEPAVIEALEKTGTEVYATASPAEFQKFTDVERTRYGELIAAAGIPKK encoded by the coding sequence TTGCTGGCCGTCGCCCTGGGATCTGCCGCCCAGGCGCAGGAGGCTTATCCCAGCAGAGCCATCCATGTGATCGTGCCGCTGCCCGCCGGCTCGGCGGCCGACGGCGTGGCCAGGATCGTCATGCCCGCGGCCGAGAAATTGCTGGGCCAGCCGATCATCATCGAAAACGAGGGCGGGGCGGCGTCCATACCCGGCACGGCCCGCGCCGCCAAGGCGAAGCCCGATGGCTATACCTTTCTGTTCGGCACGGTCGCGACACAAGCTTCAAACCCGAATATTTTCAACAAGTTGCCGTACGATCCGTCCAAGGACTTCACGGCTGTCGCGCGGGTCGCCGGCCAGAGCCTCGTGATGGCGGTGCCGAAAGTGAGCGGCGTCAAAACAATCGATGAATTCGTCGCCAAGGCGAGGAAGTCCGGGAACATGAGCTACGCGTCGGCCGGCATCGGCACCTCGGCTCATCTTTCCGCGGAACTGCTCAAACTTCGCACGGGGATTCCGCTGCGCCACATTCCTTATCAGGGCGGTTCGCAATCGGTCCTCGACCTTATGCGGGGCGAAACAGACGCCATGTTCTACTCGCTCGCCCAGTTCCAGCCCGGCCTGCAGTCGGGCGAACTGATCCTGCTCGGCAATGCCGGCGAGACGCGTACCAAGTTCAAGTCCGACCTGCCCACCCTGCGTGAACTTGGTTACGACGTGGTGATCAACTCCTGGTACGGCCTGTACACGCCGACCGGAACGCCCTCGGAAGCGATCGAAAAGATGGCGGCCGCCGTCAACAAGGCGCTCACCGAGCCGGCCGTGATCGAGGCGCTCGAAAAAACCGGCACCGAGGTCTATGCGACCGCATCGCCGGCCGAATTCCAGAAATTCACTGATGTGGAGCGGACCCGCTACGGCGAACTCATCGCGGCAGCCGGCATCCCGAAGAAGTAG
- a CDS encoding tripartite tricarboxylate transporter TctB family protein: MTWNRADVAAGLIFLGIGSVLAVYALATLEIGSAAAMGPGFFPLALCVILAVLGAGILFGARNDEAEPAAPVNWRAVIFVMAAPIAFGMTLRSLGLVPSLVIAMSLAVTASRTIGFLKGAAIVAGMTVFCVAVFYYGLRVPVELVNSGLFH; the protein is encoded by the coding sequence ATGACGTGGAACAGGGCGGATGTCGCCGCGGGGCTGATCTTTTTGGGGATCGGAAGTGTTCTGGCCGTCTATGCGCTGGCGACGCTTGAGATCGGGTCGGCAGCCGCGATGGGGCCGGGCTTCTTTCCGCTCGCGCTCTGCGTCATCCTCGCCGTGCTCGGGGCCGGCATCCTCTTCGGTGCCCGCAACGACGAGGCCGAGCCCGCCGCACCAGTCAACTGGCGCGCCGTGATCTTCGTCATGGCGGCGCCGATCGCCTTCGGCATGACGCTGCGCAGCCTCGGGCTCGTGCCCTCGCTCGTCATCGCGATGTCCCTCGCCGTCACGGCGAGCCGCACCATCGGTTTCCTGAAGGGCGCTGCGATCGTCGCCGGCATGACAGTCTTCTGTGTGGCCGTCTTCTATTACGGATTGCGCGTGCCGGTCGAGCTCGTGAATTCCGGCCTCTTCCACTAA
- a CDS encoding tartrate dehydrogenase has translation MAGNRLKIALIPGDGIGKEVVPEGVHVLEAAARRFNIALDFNEFDFASCDYYLKHGDMLPDDWKTRLGGHDAIYFGAVGAPDLVPDHISLWGSLIKFRREFDQYINLRPCRLMPGVPSPLAGRKAGDIDFVVVRENTEGEYSSLGGIMFAGTDREFAVQETVMTRIGVDRVLRYAFSLARQRKARHLTSATKSNGISITMPYWDSRVETIAADYPEVHRDKYHIDILTAHFVLNPDRFDVVVASNLFGDILSDLGPACTGTIAIAPSGNINPERLFPSLFEPVHGSAPDIAGLGIANPIGQIWAGAMMLEHLGHREAAVAIITAIETVLADPSLRTRDLGGTADTVTCGGAIAAAVA, from the coding sequence ATGGCGGGCAACAGATTGAAGATTGCATTGATCCCCGGCGACGGTATCGGCAAGGAGGTCGTGCCGGAGGGTGTGCACGTGCTCGAAGCGGCTGCGCGCCGGTTCAACATCGCGCTTGATTTCAACGAATTCGATTTCGCGTCATGCGATTACTACCTCAAGCACGGGGACATGCTCCCGGACGACTGGAAGACGAGACTAGGCGGCCACGATGCCATCTATTTCGGCGCAGTCGGCGCCCCGGACCTTGTTCCGGACCACATCTCGCTCTGGGGATCGCTGATCAAGTTCCGCCGCGAGTTCGACCAGTATATCAACCTGCGACCCTGCCGGTTGATGCCGGGGGTGCCGTCGCCGCTCGCCGGTCGCAAGGCTGGCGACATCGACTTCGTCGTTGTCCGGGAGAACACCGAGGGCGAGTATTCGTCCCTGGGTGGCATCATGTTCGCCGGCACGGACCGCGAATTCGCGGTGCAGGAAACGGTCATGACCCGCATCGGTGTCGACCGTGTGCTGCGCTATGCCTTCTCGCTTGCCCGCCAACGCAAGGCGCGTCATCTCACCTCGGCGACCAAGTCGAACGGCATCTCAATCACGATGCCCTACTGGGATTCCCGCGTTGAAACTATTGCCGCCGATTATCCCGAGGTGCACCGGGACAAGTATCACATCGACATCCTGACCGCGCATTTCGTCTTGAACCCGGACCGCTTCGACGTGGTCGTGGCTTCGAATCTGTTCGGCGATATCCTGTCGGACCTGGGGCCTGCCTGCACAGGTACAATCGCAATCGCGCCCTCCGGCAACATCAATCCCGAGCGGCTTTTTCCCTCCCTCTTCGAACCGGTCCACGGATCGGCGCCGGACATCGCCGGCCTGGGGATCGCCAACCCGATCGGCCAGATCTGGGCTGGTGCGATGATGCTGGAGCACCTCGGGCACCGCGAGGCAGCGGTCGCCATTATTACGGCTATCGAGACGGTGCTCGCCGACCCGAGCCTCAGGACGCGCGACCTCGGCGGCACCGCCGACACGGTCACCTGCGGCGGTGCCATCGCGGCGGCGGTCGCCTAA
- a CDS encoding CoA transferase, with amino-acid sequence MQTMPSDVLARLLERLDLPVGNADRDVAIHGTDPVVPSRFRPGLASAVALAAHAIGIREIWTERGGDHQGISIDLRRAAVPGLRTLSYVKRDGHKLQLMRPASEDKVFFETADGRLMYVLRHAFYHEHFSRLLAFLDCSPATASLEKAIGRWKAEELEDAMADAKVIGAMVRTRDEWLASPQGRHLAPRIPVEIERIGEGPLVPLLAAERPLSGIRVVDMGHVLAGPVTSRQLAEQGAEVLHVSAPFQPDPPHIQIDTGFGKRSAFVDLNSAGDVDSLRDLIAGADVFAHSWRPGSLDARGLSPQALAELQPGLIYVSVSCYGYDGPWATRAGYDPLGQVVSGLVAGEGSITAPLMAPTFTLNDYLAGYLAAAGVTSALLKRARLGGSYHVKVSLTACSMWLQDLGRLPAVQWPDGPQGVTELPVPRPDELTVTPTPFGLVEHPLPIVSYSGTPSRWDLPPEPAGASPLRWRTALDNDILDVATPPLVS; translated from the coding sequence ATGCAAACAATGCCGAGCGACGTGCTGGCGCGATTGCTGGAGCGCCTTGACCTTCCCGTGGGTAATGCCGATAGAGACGTGGCGATCCATGGTACTGATCCCGTAGTGCCGAGCCGCTTTCGACCCGGGCTGGCCAGCGCTGTGGCGCTCGCCGCGCACGCCATCGGCATTCGCGAGATCTGGACAGAACGCGGCGGGGATCACCAGGGGATCAGCATCGATCTACGGCGTGCGGCCGTGCCCGGGCTCAGAACGCTCTCTTACGTCAAGCGCGATGGCCATAAGCTGCAACTGATGCGCCCGGCCTCGGAGGACAAGGTGTTCTTTGAGACGGCCGATGGGCGCCTCATGTATGTGCTGCGGCATGCCTTCTACCACGAGCATTTCAGCCGCCTGCTCGCCTTTCTCGATTGTTCCCCCGCAACGGCTTCTCTGGAGAAGGCGATCGGCCGCTGGAAAGCCGAGGAACTCGAGGATGCGATGGCCGACGCCAAGGTGATCGGTGCGATGGTCCGCACGCGCGACGAATGGCTCGCAAGCCCTCAAGGGCGGCACCTCGCGCCCCGCATTCCCGTCGAGATCGAACGCATCGGCGAAGGACCGCTCGTCCCTCTACTGGCCGCAGAGCGGCCGCTTTCCGGAATTCGGGTGGTGGACATGGGCCACGTGCTTGCGGGGCCGGTCACATCGCGTCAGCTCGCCGAGCAGGGCGCGGAGGTGCTGCACGTGTCGGCCCCCTTTCAGCCTGATCCCCCGCATATTCAGATCGACACCGGCTTCGGCAAGCGGTCGGCTTTCGTCGATCTCAACAGCGCGGGCGATGTCGACAGTCTCCGCGATCTCATTGCCGGCGCGGATGTGTTCGCGCATTCATGGCGGCCGGGCTCGCTCGACGCGCGGGGCCTGTCGCCGCAGGCGCTTGCGGAACTGCAGCCAGGGCTCATCTACGTCTCTGTCAGCTGCTACGGCTACGACGGGCCGTGGGCGACACGGGCTGGCTACGACCCCCTCGGCCAGGTGGTCAGCGGGCTCGTCGCAGGCGAGGGCTCGATCACAGCACCACTCATGGCGCCGACCTTCACGCTCAACGACTATCTCGCCGGCTATCTGGCCGCTGCGGGCGTGACGAGTGCACTGTTGAAGCGGGCGCGCCTTGGTGGCAGCTACCACGTCAAGGTCTCGCTCACCGCCTGCTCGATGTGGCTGCAGGACCTCGGCCGCCTGCCCGCCGTGCAGTGGCCAGATGGCCCCCAAGGCGTCACCGAGCTGCCAGTACCCCGCCCGGATGAGCTCACGGTGACCCCAACGCCCTTTGGGCTCGTGGAACACCCTCTGCCGATCGTAAGCTATTCCGGCACCCCAAGCCGTTGGGACTTGCCGCCCGAGCCGGCCGGAGCCTCGCCTTTGCGCTGGAGAACGGCGCTCGACAATGACATTCTTGATGTTGCGACGCCTCCACTTGTCTCTTGA
- a CDS encoding GNAT family N-acetyltransferase, translating into MTAADDDLAVEIIVLAFAADPMARWTWPDAHQYVAAMPRLARALGSKAFSNRSAFCTDGRGGTALWLPPGVHPEEEELGAIVESTVEPALAAETAAIFEQMATYHPTEPHWYLPLIGVDPAHQGEGHGDALMAYALAQCDRDHAPAYLESSNPRNIPFYQRHGFEPIGAIQVGSSPTLVPMLRRSRKIG; encoded by the coding sequence ATGACCGCGGCCGATGACGATCTAGCGGTCGAAATCATCGTGCTGGCGTTTGCAGCGGACCCTATGGCGCGGTGGACTTGGCCGGACGCACACCAATACGTTGCGGCTATGCCGCGACTAGCCCGCGCACTTGGGAGCAAGGCTTTCTCTAACCGAAGCGCGTTCTGCACTGACGGTCGCGGCGGGACCGCATTGTGGTTGCCCCCCGGGGTGCATCCCGAGGAGGAGGAGCTTGGCGCCATCGTCGAGAGCACGGTTGAACCTGCTCTCGCCGCTGAGACTGCTGCCATATTCGAGCAGATGGCCACGTACCATCCAACCGAACCGCATTGGTATCTGCCCTTGATCGGCGTCGACCCGGCGCATCAAGGCGAAGGTCACGGCGATGCCTTGATGGCGTACGCACTCGCGCAGTGCGACCGCGATCACGCGCCAGCCTATTTGGAATCCTCGAACCCCCGCAACATACCATTCTATCAGCGGCACGGCTTCGAACCGATTGGCGCTATTCAGGTCGGTTCTTCGCCGACGCTTGTCCCGATGCTGCGAAGATCTCGGAAAATCGGATAA
- a CDS encoding fumarylacetoacetate hydrolase family protein: MRLATIATEAGPRPAAVLGERVLDITAGWRADSTPPHSLLDVIAGGRPSLALLQQQIDGAEARAWRPLDSVRLLAPIPRPSKNVVCVGRNYKLHVEEGARARGVPVDYPKVPEFFTKPPTAVIGTEADIELPGITNKLDYEVELAFVVGRTARNIRAEDALDHIFGVTVLNDVTARDLQRSHGQWFKGKGLDTSCPIGPWIVTTDEFDLRAGHRLWLTVNGEPRQDSVTSDMIFDCARILESLSAGMTVEAGDIITTGTPSGVGLGLDPQIWLKDGDVIEAGIDGIGHITNRVRAV; the protein is encoded by the coding sequence ATGAGATTGGCAACCATTGCAACCGAGGCCGGCCCGCGACCGGCCGCCGTCCTCGGCGAGCGCGTGCTCGATATCACGGCGGGGTGGCGCGCGGACAGCACGCCTCCGCACTCCCTGCTGGACGTCATCGCTGGCGGACGGCCGTCCCTCGCGCTTCTGCAGCAACAGATCGATGGCGCCGAGGCGCGTGCCTGGCGGCCGCTCGACAGCGTCCGCCTGCTGGCGCCCATTCCCCGCCCCTCGAAGAACGTGGTCTGTGTCGGACGCAACTACAAGCTTCATGTGGAGGAAGGTGCGCGCGCCCGGGGCGTGCCGGTCGACTACCCCAAGGTTCCCGAGTTTTTCACCAAGCCGCCAACGGCTGTCATCGGCACGGAAGCCGACATCGAGCTGCCTGGTATAACGAACAAGCTCGACTACGAGGTCGAACTCGCCTTCGTCGTCGGGCGCACGGCCCGCAACATCCGCGCCGAGGACGCACTCGATCATATCTTCGGCGTCACCGTCCTCAATGACGTGACGGCGCGTGACCTGCAGCGAAGCCACGGCCAATGGTTCAAGGGCAAGGGGCTTGATACGTCCTGTCCGATCGGACCGTGGATCGTCACCACGGACGAGTTCGACCTGCGGGCCGGCCATCGGCTCTGGCTGACCGTCAACGGCGAGCCGCGCCAGGACTCGGTGACATCGGACATGATCTTCGACTGCGCACGCATCCTCGAGAGCCTCTCGGCCGGCATGACCGTCGAGGCCGGCGACATCATCACCACGGGCACACCGTCCGGTGTCGGCCTCGGCCTCGACCCGCAGATCTGGCTGAAGGACGGCGACGTCATCGAGGCCGGAATCGACGGGATTGGACATATCACAAACAGGGTTCGGGCCGTCTAG
- a CDS encoding Zn-ribbon domain-containing OB-fold protein, which translates to MSRSLPVPSKISQPFWDSCKAERMRLQRCDDCGTYAYYPVYVCPECASRALTWTSVSGAGTVHTFTVAARSSFDIEGPLVVALIELDEGAMMVSNIITSAPENVHIGMPVRVRYEKASDDITLPMFEPA; encoded by the coding sequence ATGTCTCGATCACTGCCTGTTCCCTCCAAGATCTCGCAGCCCTTCTGGGATTCCTGCAAAGCTGAGCGCATGCGGCTCCAGCGTTGCGACGATTGCGGCACCTACGCCTATTATCCCGTCTACGTCTGCCCCGAATGCGCTTCGCGCGCCCTGACCTGGACGAGCGTCAGCGGCGCGGGGACGGTCCACACATTCACGGTCGCGGCCCGTTCGAGCTTCGACATCGAGGGGCCGCTGGTGGTCGCTCTCATCGAACTCGACGAAGGCGCGATGATGGTGAGCAATATCATTACCAGTGCGCCGGAAAACGTGCACATCGGCATGCCCGTGCGCGTCCGTTACGAGAAGGCGTCGGACGACATCACCCTCCCCATGTTCGAGCCGGCGTGA
- a CDS encoding thiolase family protein has product MPHPGAEAVIAGLGEPPVGRLTGSNPTELHVEAAMLAIEDSGIDKHDIDGLMTSGTFLNDNIRHHMIIGEHLGLHCKTFCDTLRTGGQSYLNGVQIAKWAVETGQCKAVLLLRGDNILTGVPKGTGLKAYIDYGAHPLEFEVPFGITVPGVYAMVAQRHMHEFGTTPEQLAAIAVACRKHASMNPKAFKREPITIADVLESPMVSTPLRLLDCSPICDGAGAILITSLERARDLKTKPVRILGTGQAQSYYHLAHLARATGARAEDKARFGLTRTVQSVAAEQAFGRAGVKPSDIDVAELYDSFTITVLLQLEDLGYCAKGEGGAFAAGGRLELGGELPVNTHGGLLSFGSSGGINHIIEAARQMRGEGGERQVPNAQLALATNVSAVASNHSIAILGRD; this is encoded by the coding sequence ATGCCCCACCCCGGCGCAGAAGCCGTGATTGCCGGCCTCGGCGAGCCGCCTGTCGGACGTCTTACCGGCTCCAATCCGACCGAGCTGCATGTCGAAGCAGCGATGCTTGCAATCGAGGATTCCGGCATCGACAAGCACGATATCGATGGATTGATGACATCAGGAACATTCCTGAACGACAATATTCGTCATCACATGATCATCGGCGAACATCTAGGACTTCACTGCAAGACGTTCTGCGATACCTTGCGGACCGGAGGGCAATCCTATCTCAACGGCGTGCAGATCGCGAAATGGGCCGTCGAGACTGGCCAGTGCAAGGCTGTTCTGCTGCTGCGCGGCGACAATATTCTCACCGGTGTCCCAAAGGGTACAGGACTCAAGGCCTATATCGATTATGGCGCGCATCCCCTGGAGTTCGAAGTCCCCTTTGGCATCACCGTACCGGGTGTCTACGCCATGGTGGCGCAGCGCCATATGCACGAATTCGGAACGACACCAGAGCAGCTTGCCGCCATCGCGGTCGCCTGCCGCAAACACGCATCCATGAACCCCAAGGCGTTCAAGCGCGAGCCGATCACGATCGCGGATGTGCTGGAATCGCCCATGGTCAGCACGCCGCTGCGTCTTCTCGATTGCAGCCCAATCTGCGACGGCGCGGGTGCGATCCTTATCACTTCCCTCGAAAGGGCTCGCGACCTCAAGACGAAGCCGGTGCGCATCCTTGGCACCGGCCAGGCGCAATCCTACTATCACCTCGCCCATCTCGCGCGGGCAACCGGCGCGCGCGCCGAGGACAAGGCGCGCTTCGGTCTGACGCGGACCGTTCAATCGGTGGCTGCCGAACAGGCTTTCGGCCGCGCCGGCGTCAAGCCGAGCGACATCGACGTCGCCGAGCTCTACGATTCCTTCACGATTACGGTCCTGTTGCAGCTTGAGGACCTCGGCTATTGCGCCAAGGGCGAGGGCGGCGCCTTCGCGGCCGGCGGGCGGCTCGAACTCGGCGGGGAACTGCCGGTGAACACGCACGGCGGACTGCTTTCCTTCGGCTCGAGCGGTGGCATTAATCACATCATCGAGGCGGCGCGTCAGATGCGCGGAGAAGGTGGCGAGCGCCAGGTACCGAATGCGCAGCTCGCGTTGGCCACCAATGTCAGCGCGGTCGCTTCCAACCATTCCATTGCCATTCTCGGCCGCGACTGA